One segment of Myxococcus guangdongensis DNA contains the following:
- a CDS encoding YbaB/EbfC family nucleoid-associated protein, which yields MPGVDLNYFIRQANKLTEKIEERKQQLAEETVEAKAGEGRVTVVANGIQEIRSIKIDKEAIDPNDTSMLEDLITAAVNAALASSRQHMQRELAKISGGIKIPGVT from the coding sequence ATGCCCGGCGTCGACCTGAACTACTTCATCCGGCAGGCGAACAAGCTGACGGAGAAGATCGAAGAGCGCAAGCAGCAGCTGGCCGAGGAGACCGTCGAGGCCAAGGCCGGCGAGGGCCGCGTCACCGTCGTGGCCAACGGCATCCAGGAGATCCGCAGCATCAAGATCGACAAGGAAGCCATCGACCCGAACGACACGTCGATGCTCGAGGACCTCATCACCGCCGCGGTGAACGCCGCCCTGGCGAGCAGCCGTCAGCACATGCAGCGCGAGCTCGCGAAAATCTCCGGCGGCATCAAGATCCCCGGCGTTACCTGA
- the recR gene encoding recombination mediator RecR translates to MTPDPLNRLVAQLAKLPGIGEKTAQRLAFHILRSPGEYASELSQAIREVKEKVHLCVRCFSLTDTETCGFCRDHRRDERVLCVVETFADLMALERTREFKGRYHVLHGVLSPLEGVGPDQLRIKELLERLSDSQVEELILATNPDVEGEATALYLTRLLKPMGLRLTRIAQGLPMGGDLEYADQATLAKALSARRDL, encoded by the coding sequence ATGACTCCCGATCCGCTGAACCGCCTCGTCGCCCAGCTCGCGAAGCTGCCAGGCATCGGGGAGAAGACCGCCCAGCGCCTCGCGTTCCACATCCTGCGCTCTCCGGGCGAGTACGCCTCCGAGCTGTCGCAGGCCATCCGCGAGGTGAAGGAGAAGGTGCACCTGTGCGTGCGCTGTTTCTCCCTCACGGACACGGAGACGTGCGGCTTCTGTCGGGACCACCGCCGTGACGAGCGGGTGCTGTGCGTCGTGGAGACCTTCGCGGACCTGATGGCGCTCGAGCGCACCCGCGAGTTCAAGGGCCGCTACCACGTGCTGCACGGCGTGCTGTCCCCGCTCGAGGGCGTGGGCCCGGACCAGCTCCGCATCAAGGAGCTGTTGGAGCGCCTCAGCGACAGTCAGGTGGAGGAGCTCATCCTCGCCACCAACCCGGACGTCGAGGGCGAGGCCACCGCGCTCTACCTGACGCGCCTGCTCAAGCCCATGGGCCTGCGCCTCACCCGCATCGCCCAGGGCCTGCCCATGGGCGGTGACCTCGAGTACGCCGACCAGGCCACGCTGGCGAAGGCGCTGTCCGCCCGCCGCGACCTCTAG